The DNA window GCGGGATCTGAGGCAGGTACACGACACTCGAGGCGCTTATCCGGGAGGTCCCTTTTGCGTCGATTTTCTCGTCAGAGCAGCAGTGGCGTCAAACAATCCTCTCAGTCACAGTCAGAAGAAGCGCTTATTGCGGCTGAAGATTCCAATCTGTCTGTGGCAGGCGTTGCGGATGATCGGGATTCTAGTTCCGACTGTCCCACCATCTCATCCGATATTCTGAACGATCCAGCCGGTGATATCCAACAGGACCATACAATGAAATTGCCCGACAATCCAGCCGTCCATGAGAAGGAACCTGTCCTCCACAGTGAGTTCGTTGAAGAGGATATCACTGTCCAAGCGAAGAGCCCGGATGGATTTTCAGCAGAGGAGGCAAAAACCGTAAGTTCTGCCTCGCAGGGAAAAGACGGCGCCAAGGACGAACGAATCCGATTAGACAGATCAAGCGTGCAAGATATTCCAGAGCAAACATCGAAAGTGGTCCATTCATTTCGCACTACAGAATGGGCAAAGCACCTGGAAGAGGCGGATGTCCCGGACTTCGAGCACATTTCGGCGGATAGTGAAGTGAAAGACAGCACGTCCGACAATGAAGAGGCTGCAGTGCCCGTCGACGTTGAACGGCTATTACAGACACCGTTTACTGCTCAGCTGCCACGGGAAGTGACAAGGTCCATGTCGACAGACTTGAGCAATCGTCGATCATATGCCCTTTCACCCGACCCGGCACACGAACTGCGTCGGACGACATCCCGGAACAGCATGTCCAGTGGCCCAGTATCCCAACTACCCAAGTCCGTATCTCGTGCTTCAATGGCTTCGAGAAACCAATCATCCGAGTCTCTTGCCATGAGACCAGACAACAACAGGACGGCACCGACACGCAGCAGGTCGACTCCATACCTGACGATTACTGCTCCCGGTGATGGGAGCGACGCGACCAATTCAAAGAGATTGAGCAATTCGCCTTCGCTCCTGGCAGTGCGAGAGAGGATGGTCCGCAACCGACAATCCATGCTATCGCTACGGCAGGACCCCCGGATGTCGCGGAGCGGGTCATCGCGCACAACACTCGCAGAGCCGTATCCGCTTGCATCGTCCCCTTTCTCGATCCCCGAGGAGCgagagaatgaagaggatgaagagcgcGGGAATCAGGCAaatgacgaagacgacgtgCCGCTTTCCAGACGTCGTGACATGCTCCAGCGGCAGGCCATGCACTCGCCCTCGGCCGTTAGTCTCCAGAGCATCGAACCCATTGGATCTCCACGAGCTACGACTCCTGATTCGGGCAGATCAATCATGATGGCGGCCTGGCGACAGTCGGTCCGCGAGGACCTCTTCCAGCGCCGGGATCCGTTAGCGTTCTCTCCGCCA is part of the Penicillium psychrofluorescens genome assembly, chromosome: 4 genome and encodes:
- a CDS encoding uncharacterized protein (ID:PFLUO_006230-T1.cds;~source:funannotate), translated to MTLGVTVLIEYVMNPPVSNAVQGGYLVAIFCTGLIFGGLALIFKEITEGLGCFLGGFCISMWLLSLKSGGLLSSTGPKIGLIAALIVGFYALSFSHYTRSYGLIASTAFSGATAIMLGIDCFSRAGLKEFWLYIWGLNKELFPRHTYTYPLTRNIRVELAGIVIITAMGVISQLRLWRVIKERRSKEDNVRKQEEKNKEAAEEEVGRQVEESNSRERAEWENMYGDSHEGKVPSLSETAVADSRRDSNGFGSTDHEKDAVEMQDMGSNGPSMEPSGSEKIRETGDDALSEGESSQAWHDHKPEAEAAQHPQALTIVITDAGANPAGENDSENGAIAGSEAGTRHSRRLSGRSLLRRFSRQSSSGVKQSSQSQSEEALIAAEDSNLSVAGVADDRDSSSDCPTISSDILNDPAGDIQQDHTMKLPDNPAVHEKEPVLHSEFVEEDITVQAKSPDGFSAEEAKTVSSASQGKDGAKDERIRLDRSSVQDIPEQTSKVVHSFRTTEWAKHLEEADVPDFEHISADSEVKDSTSDNEEAAVPVDVERLLQTPFTAQLPREVTRSMSTDLSNRRSYALSPDPAHELRRTTSRNSMSSGPVSQLPKSVSRASMASRNQSSESLAMRPDNNRTAPTRSRSTPYLTITAPGDGSDATNSKRLSNSPSLLAVRERMVRNRQSMLSLRQDPRMSRSGSSRTTLAEPYPLASSPFSIPEERENEEDEERGNQANDEDDVPLSRRRDMLQRQAMHSPSAVSLQSIEPIGSPRATTPDSGRSIMMAAWRQSVREDLFQRRDPLAFSPPIGSDRPRSLWGSVQQMQEASSAHLGNTIADGMQRGSMTDLHRQAMRRMQAAAHQQL